In Zonotrichia leucophrys gambelii isolate GWCS_2022_RI chromosome 14, RI_Zleu_2.0, whole genome shotgun sequence, a single window of DNA contains:
- the ATPAF2 gene encoding ATP synthase mitochondrial F1 complex assembly factor 2: protein MSSVAMWRGCRRLWWAHSPPARLPRPPPADAEGGPVGSCGRRAYAPPAERKRFYQNVSISQGEGGFEINLDHRKLKTPQAKLFTVPSEALAIAVATEWDSQKDTIKFYTMHLTTLCNTALDNPTQRNKTQLIRAAVKFLETDTVCYRVEEPPALAELQKNEWDPVVAWAEKRYNVTIGSSTSILGPNIPASTKETFVNHLASYNMWALQGIEFVITQLKSLILSMSLIDRHITVEKAVLLSRLEEEYQIRRWGNVEWAHDYDLCELRARTAAGTLFVHLCSESSTVKHKLLQD from the exons ATGTCGTCTGTCGCGATGTGGCGCGGCTGTCGCCGGCTGTGGTGGGCCCACTCCCCGCCCGCTCGGCTCCCACGACCGCCTCCTGCAGATGCTGAGGGCGGCCCGGTGGGGTCATGCGGGCGTCGGGCCTATGCCCCGCCGGCAG AGAGGAAGAGGTTCTACCAGAACGTGAGCATCTCACAGGGGGAAG GAGGCTTTGAGATAAACCTGGACCACCGGAAGCTGAAAACGCCCCAGGCCAAGCTCTTCACTGTGCCCAGCGAGGCCTTGGCCATTGCAGTGGCCACAGAGTGGGACTCCCAGAAAGACACCATCAAGTTCTACACCATGCACCTG ACCACTCTGTGCAACACAGCGCTGGACAATCCCACACAGCgaaacaaaacacagctgatCCGAGCAGCTGTGAAGTTCCTGGAGACAGACACGGTCTG CTATCGTGTGGAGgagcctccagccctggcagagctaCAGAAGAATGAATGGGATCCTGTGGTTGCCTGGGCTGAGAAAAG GTACAATGTGACAATTGGCTCCTCCACCAGCATCCTGGGGCCAAACATTCCAGCCAGCACCAAGGAGACCTTTGTGAACCACCTGGCATCCTACAACATGTGGGCCCTGCAag GTATAGAATTTGTAATCACCCAGCTGAAATCGCTGATTCTGTCCATGAGCCTGATTGACAGGCACATTACAGTAGAGAAAGCTGTGCTTCTGTCTCGCCTGGAGGAAGAATACCAG ATCCGGCGCTGGGGCAATGTGGAGTGGGCCCACGACTACGACCTGTGTGAGCTGCGTGCCCGCACTGCAGCTGGGACTCTCTTTGTTCACCTCTGCTCAGAGAGCTCTACTGTAAAACACAAGCTGTTGCAGGActga
- the DRC3 gene encoding dynein regulatory complex subunit 3: MTQFFNNIEPNVIDDEILQKAIEEKCPEDLGDIARKESINIKVVTEIQISFKNILQIANLWPLENLTKLQLDNNVIEKIEGLESLVHLVWLDLSFNNIEVIEGLDTLVKLQDLSLYSNRISTIEHMDTLQELQIFSIGNNNLTVLENVIYLRRLKSLQTLNLSGNPFCSEEHYRLFVVAHLPSLVYLDFKLVRKSTAKAAALKYQHLTKPLEEEEAQVLALQEEEDAKQKELEQQQAAFVEYLNGPFLFDSLHEEEGEAAKLVSLPGVEELLQAYKEEFVSVCESLYNYGLEEYEKREAEVSKFYKRLHEILAVNQEESKRIISDFETRNETRLDELYQDGSGEIADSKRAQGKEEIQQLWHALMLLETLVSNDLEELLQDFKRSLDVIASTFTENIQGMFNQCRDLENQHFENVMEIVQAILKKIALFELEEDFPEDLRALFEDKTTVVNITSVSHSIRLRKIDKRESDMLSNTYQWQKSVREKAFQRESDRNRTCIEKIICFMDTLQKELDSTVVKPKE, encoded by the exons ATGACTCAGTTTTTCAATAACATTGAGCCAAACGTTATTGATGATGAAATCCTTCAGAAAGCCATTGAGGAGAAGTGTCCAGAGGACCTTGGAGATATTGCCAGAAAGGAAAGTATTAACATTAAGGTTGTGACAGAGATACAAATTAGTTTTAAAA ACATCCTGCAGATTGCTAATCTGTGGCCATTAGAGAATCTGACTAAGCTGCAGCTGGACAACAACGTGATTGAGAAGATAGAAGGTCTGGAGAGTCTGGTTCACCTTGTTTGGCTTG ACCTGTCCTTCAACAATATTGAAGTAATTGAGGGCCTGGATACTCTTGTCAAACTGCAGGACCTCAGTCTCTACAGTAACAGAATATCTACAATTGAGCACATGGACACACTGCAAGAGCTGCAGATTTTCTCCATAGGGAACAATAACCTGACCGTGCTGGAAAAT GTTATCTACCTCAGGAGGTTAAAAAGCTTACAGACACTGAACCTCAGTGGGAACCCTTTCTGCAGTGAGGAGCACTACAGGCTCTTTGTTGTTGCTCACCTTCCCAGCCTGGTGTACTTGGATTTCAAGCTGGTGAGAAAGTCCACG GCAAAAGCTGCAGCTTTAAAGTATCAACATCTTACTAAGCCattggaggaagaggaggctcaggtcctggccctgcaggaggaggaagatgcaAAGCAGAAAGAGCTGGAGCAACAGCAG GCAGCCTTTGTTGAGTACCTGAATGGACCATTCCTGTTTGACAGTCTGcatgaagaggaaggagaagctgCCAAACTGGTTTCCCTCCCTGgagtggaggagctgctgcaggc ATACAAGGAGGAGTTTGTCTCAGTTTGTGAGAGCCTGTATAACTATGGGCTGGAAGAGTATGAAAAACGAGAAGCTGAAGTCTCTAAATTCTACAAAAGACTCCATGAAATTCTGGCAGTCAACCAGGAAGAAAGCAAGAGAATAATCTCAGACTTTGAGACTCGGAACGAAACG AGGCTGGATGAGCTCTATCAGGACGGCAGTGGTGAAATTGCTGACTCTAAGCGAGCCCAGGGCAAGGAGGAGatccagcagctgtggcatgCACTGATGCTCTTGGAAACTCTGGTATCCAACGACCTGGAG GAACTGTTACAGGATTTTAAAAGAAGCCTTGATGTCATAGCATCAACATTCACTGAAAACATCCAAGGGAT GTTTAACCAGTGCCGGGACCTGGAAAATCAACACTTTGAGAACGTGATGGAGATTGTCCAGGCCATCCTGAAGAAAATCGCCCTCTTTGAGCTTGAAGAGGATTTTCCAGAGGATCTTCGAGCG CTCTTTGAGGACAAAACCACCGTTGTGAACATCACCAGCGTGTCCCACAGCATCCGCCTGCGCAAGATTGATAAGCGCGAGAGCGACATGCTCTCCAACACCTACCAGTGGCAGAAGTCAGTGAGAGAGAAG GCTTTCCAAAGGGAGAGCGACAGAAACCGCACCTGTATCGAAAAGATCATTTGCTTCATGGACAccctgcagaaggagctggataGCACAGTGGTGAAGCCTAAAGAGtag
- the GID4 gene encoding glucose-induced degradation protein 4 homolog — protein MGARGGAARRPRPSGGRGVRERSEAERAASPGRTPAPATLAPGDPPEMPVRSERRRAGGAGGSASSAATGAAASSLVPPPPINTAQPGVATSLLYSGAKFRGQQRSKGNAYEVEVVMQHVDMENSYLCGYLKIKGLTEEYPTLTTFFEGEIISKKHPFLTRKWDADEDVDRKHWGKFQAFYQYAKTFNSDDFDYEDLKNGDYVFMRWKEQFLVPDHTIKDISGASFAGFYYICFQKSAASIEGYYYHRSSEWYQSLNLTHVPEHSAPIYEFR, from the exons ATGGGAGCGCGCGGAGGCGCTGCCAGGAGGCCCCGACCCAGCGGCGGCCGAGGCGTGAGGGAGCGGAGCGAAGCGGAGCGGGCGGCGTCCCCCGGCCGCACCCCGGCCCCGGCCACGCTGGCGCCCGGGGACCCCCCCGAGATGCCGGTTCGGAGCGAGAGGCGCCGCGCTGGAGGGGCGGGGGGCTCGGCCTCTTCCGCTGCCACCGGAGCGGCCGCCAGCAGCCTGGTGCCGCCGCCCCCCATCAACACGGCGCAGCCCGGAGTGGCCACTTCGCTTCTCTACAGCGGGGCCAAGTTCCGCGGGCAGCAGCGCAGCAAAGGCAACGCCTACGAGGTGGAGGTCGTCATGCAG CATGTGGATATGGAAAACTCCTATCTCTGTGGATACTTGAAGATTAAAGGCCTTACAGAG GAGTACCCCACCCTCACCACGTTCTTCGAGGGCGAGATAATCAGCAAGAAGCACCCGTTCCTGACGCGCAAGTGGGACGCCGACGAGGACGTGGACCGTAAACACTGG ggaaagttCCAGGCTTTTTACCAGTATGCAAAAACATTTAACTCTGATGACTTTGATTATGAAGATCTAAAAAATGGGGACTATGTCTTCATGAGATGGAAG GAGCAGTTCCTAGTCCCAGATCACACCATCAAGGACATCAGTGGTGCTTCCTTTGCTGGTTTCTATTACATCTGCTTCCAGAAGTCAGCAGCATCTATAGAGGGCTATTACTACCATAGGAGTTCAGAATG GTATCAGTCGTTGAATTTAACGCACGTTCCCGAGCACAGCGCTCCTATCTACGAGTTCCGATGA